The sequence GTTGGCAAAAAAAGCTCATGCGTTGTTTTGGTAATGATCAGCTTTTGCAAGCACTGCTTGCGGATTTTGCAAAACCCCGCGAGCCGCTAGAATTGCCCGCTCATATCGCACAAAAAATTGCAAATCATGATAAGGATGGTTTGCAAGACTTGCTTGAAGCGGAAATGATTAGTGCTAATATTTCGCCGGCATTTTCGCGCAGCCCTAAAGAAATTGCCCAGCGATTAATTGAAAAGGCAGAGCTTGCAGAAGTGCAATTAGATCCAAAATCTATGGCGGCTTTGCAAGAATTTTTGAAGTTTGATGTCGCGCTTGATAAAGCGGTTGATATTTTAAATTGCTTTGCCAAAACAAACCATTTGCAGCTTGATGATGTAATTGAGCGTTTTTCTGCCCGCAGCAAAGCGATTGTAAAAGCAGGGTTTGATCTTGATAAATTACATTATGATGCCGCTTTTGGCCGTCCGCTTGATTATTATACCAGCCTTGTTTATGAAATCCGCTCGCAAAATGGCGAGGTGATGATTGGCGGTGGGCGCTATGATAGTCTTTTAACCATGCTTGGTGCAAAAAAGCCTATACCTGCCGTTGGTTTTTCCATGTGGCTTGATCGGGTAGGGGGAGATTTATAAAATGGCAATTACTTTAGCACTTCCCTCCAAGGGCAGATTAAAAGAAAAGTCGTTGGAATTATTAAAAAAGGCAGGGTACGAGGTGGTCTTGCCTGAAGATGACCGCAGCTACCGCGCCCATATTGCCAATGCACCAAAAATAGATTTGCAATTCTTGTCAGCCTCTGAAATTGCCCGCGAGCTTGGCTATGGCCGGGTTGATCTTGGTGTTACTGGTGAAGATTTAATCCGTGAAACCCTTGCCCATGCTGACGAGCGGGTTAAGGTGGAATTGCCCTTGGGCTTTGGCCATGCGGATGTGGTGGTGGCTGTGCCGCAGGTTTGGCATGATGTATCAACTATGGCTGATCTTGATGATGTGGCGGCAGATTTTCGTCAGCGTCATGGCCGCCGTTTGCGCATTGCCACAAAATATTGGCGTTTGACGCAAAAATTCTTTTCGCAAATGCATGGCATTCAAGTCTATCGCATTGTTGAAAGCTTGGGGGCAACAGAGGGCGCGCCTGCCGCTGGCTCTGCCGATATGATTGTTGACATCACCTCAACCGGGGCAACTTTAACCGCCAATCAGTTAAAAGTGCTTGATGATGGGGTGATTTTGAAATCAGAGGCTTGCCTTATTGCATCAAAGCAAACCAAAGAAAAAGCTCTAAGTGATGAGGTTATAAGCCGCATGAAGGCTATTATTTAATTTAACTATGGCAAGATTATCGCGTGTTTTTATAAAATATTAAGGGCTTTATTTCACTTTGAATAAAGCCCTTAATAGTTGGCTATTGAATAGTTGGCTATTGTTTTACCAAATTGCTATTATAAAGTTGTGGCCAATCCTCTTGCTGAACGAGCGCGCAAAAAGGCATGGCACGAGCAGTGCTTAACTGCCAAACCTTGCCATTATAGACAAAACCAAAATCGCGGCCGCAATCATTATTGGAACTAAAACGAATGGTTGAACGCAATTCAAGTCCAGCATTATTTGCGGCTAAATTATATAGCCAATTTTCTTGAGATAAATTCGCTTTGCCATCAAATTGAGCCGCTATCATACCTTGTGGGTTTTGTTTTTGTAAGCGATAATTATCTGTATATCTATTTGTATAATCATCACAAACTGCAATGAAGTGTTCACCATTGTTTAGCTTAATATTTAAGTCTATTGGTTTATCACTTTGGCAATTCGAACTATCTTCACCATGTAGCGCAATTGGCGTATTAAGGGTAAAAGCGAGAGCCGAAATTTTCGGCAAAGGCGAAATTTTATTGCCAAAAAGCGCATTAGCATTATCTTTTTGAGTGTTATAAAAATTTGCAAATTCTTTAAGGGAAATATTAGCGCGAGGTAGGTCTTCAACATCAACACCAAAGGTTAATTCTTTTTCGGTTAAAAGTGCCTTCATAAAATTTGCGCTGTCTTTATCGCCAATATGAGCCGCAAAAATGACGGGTTGAGGGGCGCTATCATTAATAAGCCCAAATTTAAGATTTTTCTTGGAAAAATGATAGATAAATTCACCGCTTGTAATATGTTGATCATTGCTTGCCACAATGAAGCGTATAAGAGGTGGTTTCGTGCTGTTATATTGCCAATGGATTGCGATATATTGGCCTTTATCATATATAGTATCAATATTAGGGTAGCCAATTGCGGTGCAGCTAAAACCTTGGTCGCAACCAAAAAGCCAATCACCCTTGTGCGATATTTTACCAATATTGGCAAAATCTGATAATGCGCTGGTTGTGGCTGTATCATTCCCAAAGGCTAGTTGTTGAATGCGGTGGTCAATAATTGCACTTTGGCAGCTTTGATATTGGAAATTATTATTGGCATTTTCATCAAGATATTGGGTAAAGAGGCAAGCCTTATCCAAAAAACTTTTAAAATTATTTTTATCACGTAATGCATCTTTTTCAAAATTGATGCCATAATCCTTTTCAAGCTCAGCAATTTCTTGAGCGCTGTTTTCTTGATCCGGATCACTTTGATTGAAACTTTTTTGATTTGGCGTCTCAAAATAATCAAGAATAGATTTTTCCGTTTTAATATCGATAAAATCACGTTCAACCTGTTGATCAAAGCCACATTTTTCTTGATAACAATAATGGTTGCGCAGTTCGTCAATACGGTTAGCAAGTAAGCTATTATTACAGTTGGGAGCACTGAGCACTTGTCCATCGCGGCCCCAATAACCGCTTTCATAAACTGCACAAACATTTTGGCGATAGTTTAACCATGCCCGTTGCTCTGCAATTAAGCTTTTGCGAATGCCTTCAGCTTTGGGGTGGCCGTCATAACTTGCTAAAACAATTTTCCAAACCGCATTTAATTGGTTATCAAGCCGTTTCCAGTTTTCACTACCGCATGCAGTCCAATCTGAATTAGTACCAAATGGATTTTCTGCCATACATTGATCATAAAGTGGATCAGCTTTAAGTGTTGGGATTATTGTGAAGTAAAATAGTACTATAAAAATAAAGGAAAAAAATAACCGCATATTATTCATGGCCCCACACCTTGCCGAAAATTTATTAGTGACTATAATATTTTTAAAACATTATTTAAAGTACTTAGGGTCAGGACCTATTAATTTAAATGAAATGGCACAATAAACAGCAAAAATATACAAGGAGGAAAGCGAAAAGTGGGTGGTATACCCAGTTAAGCTTTACGACGCAGTAGATTGCAGCTGTTTTTGTGTCCTTTCAGGATATGGGAAATTTTTGCGATAACTTTGTCGAAGCCCCTTGAAAATATTTATATTTCCTGCGTTTCTTCTCCTTGTTCTCACAAAAATTCCCTCATACCATTTTGTTCAAATTAATAGGTCCTGACCCTAACTATCTAAAAGTAATTTATTTATGGGTTGTTATAAATATAATTGCTTAAACATCTTAGCCGGTGATTTAAAGGAATGTTTCGTGCGTCATTTGCAAGTTTGATAATGGTTACCTATATAGCAAATATTTAAAGCAATGAAAAACCGCAATGGTTCTTAAAAAAGCTGTTTTTTGTTTGGCTTATGCTCTAAAACAGGATAAGGTTGACCAAATCTTATCCTTGTTGTGTAAGAATAGTTCATTTAGATTTTAAGGCAGGAGACTGACGAAAACAATGGAATTTGATGTTGTACTCGTAGTATTTTTCGTATTGGCAGTTGTCATATTTTTGCAATTGCGCAGTGCGCTTGGTAAGCGTACCGGTAATGAAAGACCTCCCTTTGATCCGATGAAACGTACACCAGCAAGCAGCCCAGCGCGCGGTGATGATAATGTCGTACCAATGGCGAAAAAACAAAATCGCCGGAGCGATGATTTTTCTGATATTGATGCAGTTGCCCCGCAATCAAGCCGTTTAAATGAAGGATTGCGCGCTATTCGTGCCGCCGATGGCTCATTTTCACCGCAAAGCTTTAGCGATGGTTCGCGCATGGCCTATGAAATGGTGATGACTGCCTTTGCTAATGGCGATACCAACACTTTGAAGACGCTTTTAGCAAAAGATGTTTTTGATGGTTTTAATACCGCAATTAGCGAGCGTGAAGCAAATGGCGAAAAGGTTAAATTTTCGTTTGTTGGTATTGATAAGGCGGATATTGTTGCTGCCGATTTGAATAACGGCGTTGCAGAAATTACGGTGCGTATTGCAAGTGAAGTGATCTCTGCTACCTATGATAAAATTGAAAATTTGGTTGAAGGTGATCCGCAAGAAGTAACTCAATTGCATGATTTGTGGACCTTTGCCCGTGATCCACGCTCGCGTGATCCCAACTGGCAAGTGATTGCCACCGATGAGGATGCGTAAGGATTATTCCTTGGATTTTAAAAGCCGCTTTTAGCGGCTTTTTTATTGAAAAATAAAATCTGTTTTTTTAAATGACAAAATTAATCAAAAAAATGAAATTTTAAAAATTGGTCTATTCGCTCGATAGGTGAATATGCTATATAGCACAAAATTAGAAATATTGGTTTTAAAATGCAAAGCGATTTCGGCAAGAAACAACAAAAAAATACAAGTGGCAAAAGCCGCTTTAATGTTTTGCGCCCTGAAGACAAAGCTTTGTGGGATGCGGTGGCAAAATCCATTCGTCCCTTGCGCATGAGTACCGCTATTGCTCAAGCTGATAGCGATCCGGCTGAATTTAAAACCATGCTGGCTAGCGGTGATATTGCACCTTTGGATAAAAACAAAGCCAAACGGGCGCAAGCAGATAATTATTCGCCAAAATCTAGCCGAAGAAATAATGATGGTGGATTAATCAACCCGATTGACCGCAAAACCCACCGTAAAATCGCTAAAGGCAGGCTAGATATTGATGGCCGCATTGATTTGCATGGTCTTACGCAAAGTGAAGCTCACACGCTGCTCTTGCGGTTTTTACAATCGGCACAATTTCGTGGCTTTCGTCACGTTTTAATCATCACCGGCAAGGGTAAGTCGTTGCAAAGTGATGGCATTTTGCGCCAACTTGTTCCCCATTGGTTGTCAACCCCAGCTTTTCGCATCTATATTAGCGCTATTAATGATGCGGCGCGTCATCATGGTGGCGATGGTGCAATCTATCTAAAATTGCGCAAATTATCAGCATAATCAACAGGCAGTAATCAATGACCCCTTTTGGTTTGAAAATGCAAAGCTTGCGGCGCAAAAAGGGCGTAAGCCAAAAGGAAATGGCTAAGGCGCTTGATGTTTCAGCCGCCTATCTGTCCGCCCTTGAACATGGGCGCAAAGGTGCGCCGCCTTTTGCTTTTGTGCAGCGGATTATCGCTTATTTTAATATTATTTGGGATGAGGCGGATGAAGTATTAAAATTAGCCGATTTTTCCCATCCGCGTATTATTATTGATACTAAGGGATTATCGGCAGAAGCTACCCATTTTGCTAATCGCCTTGCTAAGGATTTGGCAAAAATTGATAATGCTGACAAATTATTATTAATGCAAAAATGTCTTGATGATTTACTTGCCGATTTATCTTAAAATTAGCCGATATATCGTTAGATTGTGAGGCATTAATTAAACACCTCACAATTTTAAGTTTTTAAAGACCGCTTGCTAACTCTTTGACCAAACGGCTTGTCGCTGCAACAATATCGGCTTTAACCGCGCCATTGTCATCAAGGCTTTGTGCGACCGCATTAACAATCGCTGAGCCCACCACAACGCCATCGGCAAGCTTCGCAATATTGGCAGCTTGTTCTGCGGTTTTAATCCCAAAGCCAACCACGACTGGTAAATCTGTATGCTGCTTAATGCGCGCAACAGCATCGCCAATTTGCTCAATTTGCGGCAAGGCTTGGCCGGTAATACCCGTCATTGACACATAATAAACAAAGCCAGAGGTATTTTGTAAAACCTTTGGTAAGCGCTTGTCATCGGTTGTTGGGGTTGCAAGACGAATGAAATTAATGCCAGCTTTTAAGGCAGGCAAACAAAGCTCATTATCCATTTCAGGGGGGAGATCGACCACCAATAAGCCATCAAGTCCTGCTTCTTTGGCATCTTTCAAAAAGCGATCGACACCATAAATATAGATTGGATTATAATAGCCCATCATTAAAATTGGCGTAACATTATCATGGATGCGAAAATCCCTAATCAATTGCAAGGTTTTTGCAAGAGTTTGGCCATTTTTTAGTGCCCTTTGGCCGGCAAGCTGAATGGTTGGGCCATCGGCCATTGGGTCTGAAAAAGGCATGCCAAGTTCAATAATATCAGCACCAGATTTTGGCAAATCCAACATAATCTTTAAGGATTCATCATAATTAGGATCGCCAGCCATAATATAAGTGGCAAGAGCACTGCGACCTTCAGCTTTTAAGGCCGCAAATTTATCATCAATACGCGTCATAGTTAAAATCCTTAAAAAGCGTTACATTGCCATGCCGAGCAAATTGCCGACCGTATGCACATCCTTATCACCACGCCCCGAAAGATTGACGATGATAATTTGATCTTTGCCCATTTTAGGTGCGCGTTTTACTGCCTCTGCCAAGGCATGTGAAGATTCAAGCGCTGGAATAATACCTTCAGTACGGGTTAATAGTTGAAATGCGTCCAAAGCTTCATTGTCAAGAATAGGCACATAACTAACCCGCTTCGTGTCTTTAAGCCATGAATGTTCAGGGCCAACACCTGGATAATCAAGACCTGCAGAAACTGAATGGCCTTCAAGAATTTGCCCATCACTGTTCTGCAAAAGATAGGTGCGGTTGCCGTGAAGAACGCCGGGGCTTCCAGCACTCATTGATGCGCAATGCTCATCGCTATCAAGGCCGTGACCACCTGCTTCAACGCCAATAATTTCAACACTTTTATCATCAAGGAAGGAATGGAAAAGCCCAATAGCGTTAGAGCCACCACCAACGGCGGCAATAATCATATCAGGCAGGCGGCCTTCACGTTCTAAAATTTGTGCGCGCGCTTCATCACCGATAGTGGTTTGGAAATCGCGCACCATTTCAGGGTAGGGGTGCGGGCCGGCGGCAGTACCAATGAGATAATAAGTATCATCAACATTGCTAACCCAATCGCGCAAGGCTTCATTCATCGCGTCTTTTAAAGTGCCATTACCAGCCGATACTGGCTTTACTTCAGCGCCAAGAAGGTTCATGCGAA comes from Bartonella sp. HY038 and encodes:
- a CDS encoding Tim44/TimA family putative adaptor protein — encoded protein: MEFDVVLVVFFVLAVVIFLQLRSALGKRTGNERPPFDPMKRTPASSPARGDDNVVPMAKKQNRRSDDFSDIDAVAPQSSRLNEGLRAIRAADGSFSPQSFSDGSRMAYEMVMTAFANGDTNTLKTLLAKDVFDGFNTAISEREANGEKVKFSFVGIDKADIVAADLNNGVAEITVRIASEVISATYDKIENLVEGDPQEVTQLHDLWTFARDPRSRDPNWQVIATDEDA
- a CDS encoding helix-turn-helix domain-containing protein is translated as MTPFGLKMQSLRRKKGVSQKEMAKALDVSAAYLSALEHGRKGAPPFAFVQRIIAYFNIIWDEADEVLKLADFSHPRIIIDTKGLSAEATHFANRLAKDLAKIDNADKLLLMQKCLDDLLADLS
- a CDS encoding ATP phosphoribosyltransferase regulatory subunit, which produces MTAERPTNAARVTAVFSQMGLEPVNVPILQPADPFLDIVGEDLRRRIFMTENENGDSLCLRPEFTIPVCLNHIAENHDTPRRYAYIGEVFRQRRVGTGSFVQAGIEDLGETNEAEADARSLHDAFTLVGDVSSLTIDKILIGDQALFAAVLNALGLPHGWQKKLMRCFGNDQLLQALLADFAKPREPLELPAHIAQKIANHDKDGLQDLLEAEMISANISPAFSRSPKEIAQRLIEKAELAEVQLDPKSMAALQEFLKFDVALDKAVDILNCFAKTNHLQLDDVIERFSARSKAIVKAGFDLDKLHYDAAFGRPLDYYTSLVYEIRSQNGEVMIGGGRYDSLLTMLGAKKPIPAVGFSMWLDRVGGDL
- the hisG gene encoding ATP phosphoribosyltransferase; its protein translation is MAITLALPSKGRLKEKSLELLKKAGYEVVLPEDDRSYRAHIANAPKIDLQFLSASEIARELGYGRVDLGVTGEDLIRETLAHADERVKVELPLGFGHADVVVAVPQVWHDVSTMADLDDVAADFRQRHGRRLRIATKYWRLTQKFFSQMHGIQVYRIVESLGATEGAPAAGSADMIVDITSTGATLTANQLKVLDDGVILKSEACLIASKQTKEKALSDEVISRMKAII
- a CDS encoding lysozyme inhibitor LprI family protein produces the protein MNNMRLFFSFIFIVLFYFTIIPTLKADPLYDQCMAENPFGTNSDWTACGSENWKRLDNQLNAVWKIVLASYDGHPKAEGIRKSLIAEQRAWLNYRQNVCAVYESGYWGRDGQVLSAPNCNNSLLANRIDELRNHYCYQEKCGFDQQVERDFIDIKTEKSILDYFETPNQKSFNQSDPDQENSAQEIAELEKDYGINFEKDALRDKNNFKSFLDKACLFTQYLDENANNNFQYQSCQSAIIDHRIQQLAFGNDTATTSALSDFANIGKISHKGDWLFGCDQGFSCTAIGYPNIDTIYDKGQYIAIHWQYNSTKPPLIRFIVASNDQHITSGEFIYHFSKKNLKFGLINDSAPQPVIFAAHIGDKDSANFMKALLTEKELTFGVDVEDLPRANISLKEFANFYNTQKDNANALFGNKISPLPKISALAFTLNTPIALHGEDSSNCQSDKPIDLNIKLNNGEHFIAVCDDYTNRYTDNYRLQKQNPQGMIAAQFDGKANLSQENWLYNLAANNAGLELRSTIRFSSNNDCGRDFGFVYNGKVWQLSTARAMPFCALVQQEDWPQLYNSNLVKQ
- the trpB gene encoding tryptophan synthase subunit beta, encoding MFGIFGGRFVAETLMPLILELQDAYDEAKNDPAFKAELSNLLTHYAGRPSKLYYADRLSEHLGGAKIYLKREDLNHTGSHKINNCLGQVLLAKRMGKKRIIAETGAGQHGVATATVAARFGFPCVVYMGATDVERQKPNVFRMNLLGAEVKPVSAGNGTLKDAMNEALRDWVSNVDDTYYLIGTAAGPHPYPEMVRDFQTTIGDEARAQILEREGRLPDMIIAAVGGGSNAIGLFHSFLDDKSVEIIGVEAGGHGLDSDEHCASMSAGSPGVLHGNRTYLLQNSDGQILEGHSVSAGLDYPGVGPEHSWLKDTKRVSYVPILDNEALDAFQLLTRTEGIIPALESSHALAEAVKRAPKMGKDQIIIVNLSGRGDKDVHTVGNLLGMAM
- a CDS encoding Smr/MutS family protein, which gives rise to MQSDFGKKQQKNTSGKSRFNVLRPEDKALWDAVAKSIRPLRMSTAIAQADSDPAEFKTMLASGDIAPLDKNKAKRAQADNYSPKSSRRNNDGGLINPIDRKTHRKIAKGRLDIDGRIDLHGLTQSEAHTLLLRFLQSAQFRGFRHVLIITGKGKSLQSDGILRQLVPHWLSTPAFRIYISAINDAARHHGGDGAIYLKLRKLSA
- the trpA gene encoding tryptophan synthase subunit alpha; this encodes MTRIDDKFAALKAEGRSALATYIMAGDPNYDESLKIMLDLPKSGADIIELGMPFSDPMADGPTIQLAGQRALKNGQTLAKTLQLIRDFRIHDNVTPILMMGYYNPIYIYGVDRFLKDAKEAGLDGLLVVDLPPEMDNELCLPALKAGINFIRLATPTTDDKRLPKVLQNTSGFVYYVSMTGITGQALPQIEQIGDAVARIKQHTDLPVVVGFGIKTAEQAANIAKLADGVVVGSAIVNAVAQSLDDNGAVKADIVAATSRLVKELASGL